The Nicotiana tabacum cultivar K326 chromosome 1, ASM71507v2, whole genome shotgun sequence genome segment GAAACAATATAAGATAAAAGGTGTTTAAAaaagtaatattattatttttctttatttttgtattcatcCAATAAATGATATCTCCATATCTTTTTTaatatattaagttatttttgtaaaatattaattcaacattagttatttttaagattttatattgTCATTCATCAATTTGTTTTTCTAGGAGTTATAGGGCAACCTCTTCATTCACAACTCTATAAAAGACTAAAGATCATTCAAATTCTTCAACttatatatttcataaatcatTGAAGAATCATGGTAAAAGTATTTtgtaattcttatttttattattatatcacAATAATTATACTAATTTTCATATGATATTCCAACATAAATTCTCAGAAATCACAATAAAGCGTATAAAGACTTTTGTGggccattttttttaaattaaagcCAATCACCCAGGTTCTCATCACCTGGAGTGTTGGGGGGGTTTGGCGAGACCCCTACTATATCTATTCCCACAAAAAAAAAGATTATGTACAATAGAGGGGGGCATGGATCTTACCTCCTGAGAAAAAGATATGAAAGGTAAGGTAATGAAAATATATCCTACCTCTCATATCTTACAAAAGAATGTACATCAACTCACAAAAAAATTGGCTTTATCGTACCTAATTCTAAAACTAGGTAGTTTCCATTTATTCAGCTGGAAAGGTCCTTTAGCATTTGTTGGGAGTTGTTGGAAAGTATAGTAATAGCCATTGCTCCCGTTCTTTGCTGCATTTTTTGCCAAAGTATCAGCCATTTGGTTTGATTCCCTGAAGCAGTGTGCAATGGTAACTTCGACATGGTTCATGAGCCTAGTCATGTCTTCAATCAGGCTTTTTAAATGGAGGTTGTCGGTATTTCTAGCAATGAGCATATTGGCTACTATCTGTGAGTCAATCTCCAAATAGAAGTCATTAACCCCTGTTGTATACACCATTGAACTCCTACTTTAGCGGCCATTGCTTCAATGCTATTGTGGTGTTGTTTTGGACTGGCAAGGAGAATGATATTATCATATCACCTTCTTTGTTTCTAATAATTCCTGCTATTCCAGCTTTTCCCGTTTCTTTTATATAGCTTCCATCAGTATTGATTTTTTTCCTTCCAGTGGGAGATTTTCTAGGTTACTTGATGCACTTTTAGAGTCGGGTTCCAATGCTCTCCTTTTTCACAGAACATAGGCCATGGGCATGTAACTCTACATTTGGGGAAGGCCATACTCAAAGCTGCTTGCATAATCCATATTACTTGATGCTCTATTTTCCTCGGTTGGAACTTCTTTTGCTCGCCATATCTACATGTTATCCAACTTTTCCATATTTCCCTATTGATGGCTAATGGTGCTTCTCGAAGAATGAACTTGTGGATATTGTTCTTAGGCTTCTCGTCTCGCCAATTTTTGAGAACTCTTCTAATTGGCCAGGTTTCATATTTGATGCCCAAAAGAGCTCCGAAGCTATTCCAGAGAAATTTGGCTACATCCCCCTCAATGAAGACATGTTGAATGGTGTCCTGTTTTGGACTCTGACAACACCTGCATCTAGAAATAATTTGATTACCAAATTTAGTAATAATTTCATCAAAAAGAAGCTTACCAAGGTACGATCTCCAAGAAAGGAAAGAGATTTTGAAAggtatgcaattgagccaaatCTTATTTAGTGCTTCATTCTTCTGCTTCCTGCTTCTAATCTTCTACCAAGCACTCTTATTAGTGTAATGGCCGCTAGGTTCAGCATCCCAAATGGCATAGTCATCCTTGTTAGTATCTCCTAGAGCAATGTCTCTGATTTGCAGAGTTGTGTGATCATCAAGTGCATTAGTCAACTTCGTCATATCCCAACCCTCATCTGTAATGAATTCCCTCACAGTGGtgttctttctctttctttcatagGGAAATAGATCTGCTAAAGTACCTTTCCCCGACCAATTATCCCACCAAAAACTGCAAATGCCTTTGTTAACTTTCTAGTATATACACCTTTTCCACTTTGTTACTTATTTGAGTCATGTGTTTCCATGCATGTGAATTTCTCGATATCCATTTCTTAGCTACTGGGTGTGACCTGATGCAATATTTAGCTCTAAGGTATGATGCCCATAAGGAGTCTACAGTTCTAAATCTCCACCATCTTTTTATGGCGAGAGTGTTGCTGATGTCTTCCATGGACCTAACACTTATTCCTCCCTCATCCTTAGGGGAACATAGTCCTCCAAGAGCTCCAATGATACTTTCTCTTTTCACCTGCAGAACCCCAGAAAAAGTTAGCAAAATACCTTTCAATCAATTTTAAAGTGCCCTTTGGGGGGCTCATTGCAGATAGAGTATAAATTGAAAGGGATTGGAGAACACTTTTTATTAGGACCATACGTCCCCCACAATTTAAAAGCTTGTCTTGCCACCCATTCAATCTCTTAGCAATTTTGTCCACCATAGGATCAAAGTATGAAAGTTTCTTTCTCCCCAAATATAACGGGAAGCTAAGGTAGTTGAAAGGGAAATTTTAATTCATGAAACCTGTAGCTTCTCTCATTCTATTGATTATATGGGCTCTTGCTTTAGGATCAGTTAGAAAGAAGCTTTTTTCTTTGTTGATTTTTTGCCCAAAATCTTTCTCATATTTGCTAATCTACTTCATGATCAGccttataaaattattgttaCCCCTCACTGAAGATTACTATATCATCCCCGTATGCAAGGTGATTGATTTTGGGGCCCCTTTGGTTTATGTCAAAGAGGCTGAAGTCAGGATTGGAAAGAAGCTTGTTGGGAGACCTAGTTAACACTTCTGCCGCAATGATGAATAAGGAGAGAGATAAAAGGTCTCCTTGTTTAAGGCCTCGTGAAGAGGTAAAAAAGCCATTTCTGGTACCATTGATCACTATAGAGTACCACACATCCGATATCAATCTTCATATAATATCAATTCATTGTTTGGCAAAACCAAATCTTCTCAGCACTGAGGCTAAGAAAGACCAAGATAATCTGTCATAAGCCTTGGTCATGTCTAGTTTCATGATACTATTGCCCCCTCTgttttccttgccaatacattGAATGATTTCTTGAGCAAGCATGATGTTCTCTATTATGAGTCTATCTTTTACAAAATCACTCTGATTATTTGAGATAATCATTAGAAGGAGACCATTAAGTCTGGCTGCCAACACCTTTGAGATGATCTTAGTTGTGAAATTAGCCAGATTAATGAGCCTAAGTTCAGAGAAGTTAGCTGGAGACTCCACTTTTGGTATAAGAACCAAACATGAATGAGAGTAGAACTTAGTAAGGTTTTTGCCCCTAAAAACTTCCTGAACAAAGGCTATGATGTCTTCCTTAATGATCTCCCAGCAGCTTTGAAAAAAAACTCCATTGAAGCCATCCGGACCAGCTGAACTATTGTCATTCATACTGAAAACAACATTTTTGAGTTTACTCATTGTTAGAATAGCAATCAAGGACTCATTCACCTCTGTCGAAATACAATTAGGGATGCATTCTAGGAGTTGATCATTCATTACTGGATCCTCCATGTTAAACAGACTTTCAAAATGATTTATGGAGCCTTTGCAATTTTGTCGTCACCTTTGACCCACCTGTTTCTGTGATTTTTGATTCTATGGAGATAcaatcttcttcttttgtctctaAGCACACTGTGAAAATATCTAGTATTGTAGTCTCCTTCCTGGAACCAttttatttgtgacttttgccttaaaatgcTTTCCTGTACTCCAAGCCATTTAACGTACTCCGTATGAGCTTTATTTAGTTCTTCCCTGTTGTCTTCAGTGTTCATGTGAAGGTCGAGTTCTTCAAGTTGTTGCACTTTTGCTTCCCAATTATTGAACTGGTCGTAGATGTCTCCTAAGCGTTCACTGGACCACTGGCCAAGCCTTTTACTAAGGACCTGTAGTTTGCATTTCAATCTCCACATAGCATTACCTGTGACCTGTGTGCTCCAATTGTTCTGGAAAACCTCTAAAAAATCTGGTTGTTGCACCCAGAGATTAAGGAACCTGAAATATTTAATCACTTCCTGCTTCTCACTGTGACATTTCGTAAGGAGAGGTAGATGATCCGAACCAGTCCTTACTAAATGCCTAAAATAATTATTATGAAAGTTTTGCATCCATTTATCATTCACAAGAATTCTGTCGAGTCTTTTCCAAATTCTTTTGCTGGGTCTTCGATTGTTGCACCAAGTAAACCTAGGTCCAACGTAGCCTAAGTCCACAAGGCCACAATATTCCATAGTAGCAGTGAAATCAATGTTTTTATGAGATCAATGAGGTCTGCCTCCCAGCTTCTCTTCTGAGTCCATGATTATATTGAAATCTCCTCCAATGCACCATGGGCCAGTAATGTTATTGCTAATGTCTTCAATATTGGCCCAAAGATCTTTTTTCTCCCTGGCAGTACACTTTACATATACAGCAGTAACATGGATATCACTCATGTCATTGTCTTTAATACGTAAAGTGAGTTGTTGATCCTCGTTTGCAGCTATATCCGCCTGACAATTCCAGAAATACCATATTTGGCCATTGGTATTTGCTAGGCAGTGTTGAAAGCCCAAGAATTTCTTGTAGCCCTCAATCTTTCCACTATCAATGAAAGGTTCAAAGATAGCAACAAAGTCATTTTTGTTGATGTTAATCAATTTTTTTAATCTGTGAATTGCTTTTTTGGACCTTACCTCTCTAATATTCCAGAAAATTGCACTAATCATGGAAAAACTAGAGGTTTAAGGTTCTTATTTTAGCTCCTTTCCTATGTGGAACAGGAGAGTTTTTCTCTttgactctttttccttttcctctcTGTCTGCTTCTTCCTCTATCATTAGGTGAGCAATTACCTTTTTCAGTCTCCTCTTCGTTTTGAGTATTCCCTGAGTTCCCTGCATTTTCTCTTTCTATATCTTTTCTTGGTTCTGTATGTACTTCATCGAGTTGCTGTAGATTTGCTCCTTCCTCTAAATTTTTTTTCCTGTCACAACTAGAAGTATTGTTACAGCATAAGTCCACAACCAATTGGATTGGTGGTGCATTTTTTAGCTCAGTGTCAATACTACTTGTCTGAAAGTTTGGAGTCTATGTCCCCTCTCCCTTGTTTCAAATATATCCTCTTCACATTGTTTTCTTCTATCATACATTTCATCTTGTGTACTCTCCAGGTGCCCTTGGTCAGAACTCGcacttctttctttattttcaccAGAATCACATATGATATTGCATCCATTGTTGCTCTCCGCCATTTCTTGTGAAGTAGTTGTGGTCATTACCTTGTTAGGCTGTCTTTTATGAGCTTCCCTTACTTTGTTGATCAAGTTGTTATCTTCTGGAATTGTCCATTTATCCTTATCCAGCGTTTCTGTAGAGAAATTCTCCTTGCCTTGATTTTTCTTTGCTTGTTTATCATAATTCTATTCAGTGAATTCTTTAAGCAATTATTCAACCACTGTATTAGGAGGGATTTGTATTTTACTTTTGTTGTTCATGTTATTCTTCTTCTTACTCTTTCTTTGCACAGCAGCAGTTTTGAAAAGGACTATACTTTTTTTGTGCGGCATTTTTATTCCTCTTCTCTTGTTTACACTTCTTGTTGATTATTCTCTCTTTGCTGATCGATTCATCTTCTTGTTCTTTTTCATGATCAGagttcttcttcttttcatcttGATCCTTGGCTTTTTCCTcctcctttctttttttcctgTTTCTCTTCATGTTGGGAACTTGCCATTGATTCTTGTCATTAACTTCCTTGGTATTCTGCCCAAAACTAATACATTTGTTAGAGGTACTAGCTTCTCCACTTTCCTTATTCTGCTGATCCACCTGTTTAGCTGGATCCCATTGGTTTTACTAGCTTCCAATTCTTTTTGATTCCCAGTCTCTCCTTGTTTTTTTCATTATTGTCGTTCTTCTCTTCTAATCCCTTATCCTTGGCTTCCTTTTCCTTTTGTCTTTCCTTCTCCAGAATTTTATATTGAACTACTGAATGGCCCAAAATCCTGCAATGTTTACAGTATTTTGGAACTCCCTCATACTCCAATTTCTGAGTGAATCCCTTTAGAGGGTTGGATTCATCCTCCTGCCTAAACCACACAGATTGAAGACGCGGCTTTGTTAGATTCACCTCCACTCTGACCTTGGCCATCCCTAGTCTAGTTCTGTAGTCCGTGGCTAAATCCATTGATAGAGGAACACCAACTGGGCTCAAAATCTGCTTTATGTAATACCACATATGGCAGTGAAATGGAAGACCCAGCAGAAGTACCCAAATTGGTGCTATTGGGGAATCCTCCTCCCGTCTAAAATCTGGAGTCCATTTTTGTAGCCACATGACCATTCCATCAATTTCAATAGATTGTTTATACCATACAGTCTTGCAGTCTTCGTCGTTAGTAACACCAATGAAGATAGTGCGGAAATCATAGGGCCCAATTTTGACCTCTCCTTTAAGAGAGATTTTCTCTGCGAAAACAGACTTAATCCTCTCAATATTTGGGCGATTTATTAGAAACTTGCTGATGACAATGAATTTATATTTCGCGGTCATCACACCATAGTAATCGGTAGATTTAAAGATGATAGCGGGCATGCCGTTATGGGTAGTGATCCTTGCCTTGACATTCGGATCCCCCATTAGTTTACTTTTAGATTTTGCAGAAGCTGCTACTGCAAATGCATAATCGACCTTCTGATGAATTTCTTTCTCAGAGTTGGTCACCATCATAGTCGGGGCAGTGGGAATTATTTGACACGCCGGTTGGGTGCCCGTCGGCGTGCCCATTAGACGGTGCATGGCACCACTCTTCCTAGAAAGGGAAATTTAGTTACCGTTGGGGGGAAGTAACGTTTATTGTACGGAGAGATTCATTTTTCTAGtgagagaaattatttttgttcaaGTGACTTTTGTGGGgcatttcttcaattattaagcTAGATAAATTGGATCAACATTCATATTTTTTAAGAACTTGCACCTTATTCTTTAATCTTTTTTCAATAAACTACAAGAAATTACTTATTTTGTGGAGGTCTTTTTTTCAATTTGTGGCGATTTTTGACCCCCACAAAATGAATTATGGGGGTTTTAAAAAATCCCACAGTTATCTTCGCCACGAGCCATTTTGCGATGATTTTTTAAAACCTCCATGACAACCGccacaaaataaatttctaatctGTGACGGTTTCTAAAGGCAAGTAGTGGCAGTTTATAACCTTCACAatgctttaaaaataataatttgtggGGATTCATAACCTCCGCAATATAATCtcaattgttaaaaaaaattagtgaTAGTAAATACTTCCTAttgttgaaaattattttttttctatacaaaaatttaaatactaaaatttaataaataatttatatgcTTACATGACGTTAATCAAATTCTAATGAGACGTTTATGAACAAACATTGAAAATCCAAAATCATATCAAACTAAAGTAGTAATACAATAATCCAAACATTGCATAATTTAGTGCGGTTccacaaaaaataaatataataaaaattctAAGTATTTGTTTGGTGATTGGTACTGCATCCATCTAAGGATACTCTACATCCACGAGCGAAGTAGGCGCACTCTCCATGACACTTTGCTGAAACAATGAAAAAAAGAGTATTTTAttagaaattgataaaaaaaattagcaATACACAACCCGTTACAAGAAAGAAGTAAACTAGATTGAACACAAATATGAGAAAAACCTTTCGATCAACGTTGGAGATGAGTAGGTCGGAAGGTACAGAAGATCACTATACGAGTAAAACAAATGAAAACAACAAATAAAACGAATTAACAACTATAGTAAAACGAATCTTCTTTGTTATTATCTGTTTTGTACCTTTTGCCTTGTGCAATAAGCTGGTTGGCTAATGATCCCACGCTGTCAGATTAGACGGAGAAGGAACCATTAATTTTTCCCTTTGTAGAGAAGATGATGAAGAGAGGGTGTCAATATATAACTTCCTCCATCTCCTGAAAGAACTCGTGAGTGGAAGAGAGGGAATTTGAGCCCTAAATTAACTTCAGAGAACGTGCATTAAGAAGTTGGGCTCTGAGTAAATTGAGTCTTTTACCTAATTATCACCTAATTGTAAAGTAAATTTGAAGCTGGCATTCTAAATTTGTCTTTTTGCAGCTTACTTTTTctctattttattctttttttacctttaaaaaaTGAAACATGAGAAAGTAAAACTAAAGTGATAATATTCATGCCTAAACATAGTTAAATATCTGAATCTATATCTATGTTATATTAAAAAGAGGATAGTGAAGCATGGCATTAAGCCAAGTTGCTTATTGAGAAAATGTCACTTGGTACTTTTAAAGAATAATCTAAATAGatttagacaaatctaatctaatAAGTATTAAGACAAATTAGTTTTGGTCAGATTCAATTAATGGTAAAATATCAATCAAGATTGACACAAATATTTATAGTAAATAGATTTTAAAAGCTTTTCTAAAATAAGGATTCTTATAGTTAGAAACATTACATAAAAAAGTAAAATGATAGTGGAAATTAGTggtgttcaaaatcgaaccgaaatcgaaatccgaaccgaaatcgaagcttaatggcttattgttATTGGGTTAatggtttaacggacggggaacggattaaatttattttattaatgacTTATCGGTTTGAGGgtggattattcaattttcttaacggataatccgttaaccgtttaagtatatatatatgacttccaTCCTAACGATATAGCTACTATCAAGTGTCAAGCATCAAGTATCAATTTCCAATTTCCCATTAACAAGTGTTTGTATTGGTAGCCAAAATACatgccttttcttttttatttttcccgaTTAGTGCCTTAGTGGTCATCATTCACCATTGTATTATACTGTTAATTAAGGTAATAATGCATCTCATTAATTCAGTGGATGAAATCAGTAATAATTTCAGTCAAGTCACTAAACATCTAATTGCATAATTATTTTTCTAGAACTCAAAGAATATCATATGCATCTCCAGGAAAATAGGTAAACTTACATAGAAGATATACAAATAGACCGATAAACCGCCTGATAACCGCCCGATAATAGGTAAATCGATACTAATTTGTCTGATATCTTATAGGATGGCTAgaggattaatacatttaaaaattgATAACTGATAAGCCGAACCGTTAAACGCAAATAACTGCctgatccgcccgataagcagctcTAGTGGAAATATCATTACATCAATTAGATATAATGTGctcaaacaaataagaaaatatttttttatgattattatCTTAATTGGGTGACGGTTATTTTAAGTttaaaagtgtcacgaccccaaaaccaacccAGTCGTAATGGCAACAAttatgaaactaggccagcctaCACAATCCCAAAACAAAATCGATATTTCATAATAACGATGTTTCAAGCTATTAATTAATAAACCTTCACAGCATAAGTCTAAATAACAAGTGCGGAAAGAATAAaggcccgacatcggggtgtcacaagtcacgagcatctactaagagCTGTCTGAATACAACTAAGACTATCACAGTCTGGAAAACACTAATATAGtctaaggaagataagagggagaagagcaaggctgtgaatgccatgcagctaccttgccgaCTCCGAATATCCGCGACGGATGAAAGATCAGCGCTCGCTATCACGTCCagcaactcctggatctgcacacaaggtgcggggagtaatgtgagtaggtcaactcagtaagtactaaaagtaaataaagactgaacagTAAGAAACACATAAATCCACATCATGAAATCACAGTAAGTACAACCTGCCTTCAAAACAGAATATAGTCAAAtcatctcatttaaaatccaTTTTTCAGTAAAAATCGTTTGAAGATATTTTTACAATAATTTCAACAGAGGTTCAATGAAGTTTAGAGTAAAAgtgataaaaattataaatagcccctcgggcaaaacatgtatcataaaccgctcctcgggcataacatcactCAAAATTAGCCCCTcggtcaacctcacaatcactcgtaatcagcccctcaagcacaacatgaatcaagaaca includes the following:
- the LOC107811177 gene encoding uncharacterized protein LOC107811177; the protein is MEYCGLVDLGYVGPRFTWCNNRRPSKRIWKRLDRILVNDKWMQNFHNNYFRHLVRTGSDHLPLLTKCHSEKQEVIKYFRFLNLWVQQPDFLEVFQNNWSTQVTGNAMWRLKCKLQVLSKRLGQWSSERLGDIYDQFNNWEAKVQQLEELDLHMNTEDNREELNKAHTEYVKWLGVQESILRQKSQIKWFQEGDYNTRYFHSVLRDKRRRLYLHRIKNHRNRWVKGDDKIAKAP